The window CGACACGCTTGCGGGCGATACTCGTAGTGGCGGCAAACCTTTCGTTCGACATCAAACCACATGCAGAAATCTGGGGGAAGATAGAGCCGAAGATCCCAGACTGCCAAAACTTCCTGCAGCAGCTCCTCCGGAACCCCGATCGTCACAGCTTCATGTGTTCCATTTTGCATGACAAACGGAGGAACTGGCACGACAGAACAGCAGGCTCCGCAGCCATCACAATTTTCCACAATCGGCAGTTCGGTCATTTCGAAAAGACAGATCTGATTCCCACAGCCTACTCATTCTATTTCCATCATCGCACATTGCTCGTCTGGGAATCTCCAATCCCGATCGACTCGCAGAAACAATGACTTTCGACCAGAATAGAAAGTCCCCATGAGGATTCAAAACGTCTCGACCATAATCGAAAAGACACATTCGCTCTCTCAACTCGCTTCTCGACTGAGAACAGGCTGTGGCGAATGTCGGGTCTTCAATGTTTCGGAAAGCCGAAGCAGTGGCAGTCTGTTCGAATGGTCACTAATCTTCATGGAACAACTCGAACGATCGGAATGGTTCTCACTCTCTCATGCTCGCCATTGAAGCAAAAAATCTTTCTAAGACTTACCGCGTGTACCAAAAACACGAGGGAATCCTGGCCTCACTCCGTGGACTCTTCCAGCGAGAATACAAAACCGTTCGCGCCGTTCGAGACGTCAGCTTCCAAATCGAAACTGGAGAAATGATCGCGTTTCTCGGTCCGAACGGAGCGGGAAAAACGACCACTCTAAAGTTGCTGTCCGGACTGATCGTCCCCACGTCCGGCGATGCACAGGTCCTCGGCTTCACTCCATGGGAACGCGCAAACACATTCCGGCGGCGGTTTTCTCTGGTCATGGGTCAGAAGAATCAGCTCTGGTGGGATCTCCCTGCTCAAGAGTCCTTTCAACTCCATAAAGAAATCTACCGCATAGAACCTGTCGCTTTTCAGAATCGACTTTCCGAGTTGACCGAACTCCTCGAAGTTCAGGATCTCGTTGGCCAACCAGTCCGGGAACTCTCACTCGGCGAGCGGATGCGAATGGAATTGATCGCAGCATTGCTTCACAGCCCGGAAGTGCTGCTGCTCGACGAACCAACAATCGGGCTGGATGTCGTTTCGCAACGCAAAGTCCAGGAATTCTTGCGCTACTATCAGGCCGAGCAGAAAATCACAGTCATTCTGACCAGTCATTACATGAAAGATGTGGAAGCCCTCTGTTCACGGGCAGTCATCATCAATGACGGAGAAATCAAACACGACGGATCACTGGCTGGCATTGTCGATCAATTTAGCAAGCACAAAGTCATCCAACTTCAGTTTGCAGCGGGACAGGTCGCGTCTGACCTCGCAAGATTCGGAACAGTCCTCGAACAGAACGGTCCGCGCGTTCGAATTGAAGTCGACCGCCAGCGTGTCCCAACAGTTCTTTCGACACTCTTGACGGAGTATCGAATCGAGGATGTCGGTGTCCAGGACCGACCGCTCGAAGAAGTCATCGCGGAAGTCTTTTCAGCGACCGATTCAAATGCTCCGGTCGGAGTCAGTCAAACCTGAGATCTTATCCCCTGATGTGGTGACAGCGAGACTCATGATGAAAATCCTATCATTTCTGGTCAGAGTGCTCCTTCACCGACAACTCGCCGCCACCGCGGTCTTCTTCTTTTTCATTCTGGCAACCTCCCTTCGATTGTTCGCCGTTGATCTCGATGACCCAGCTTGGGAAGTCTTGAGCCGCGCCGCACAGTTGCAGGAAGACGGGAAACCTGAGAAAGCAATCTCTGAACTCGAGAAACTGCTCTCGACGCCCGATCTCGATCACTCCATCGAACTTTCGACGCGCTATTACCTCGTCACTCTCTACTCCTCAAGTGGAGACGATCTGCGCGCTCTGAAAGAGATTGACATTCTCCTCAAGCAAGAAGAAGAAACCGGGGTCAAAGTTTGGCTTCTGTTGGAGCAGGCCAAGTGTTACGAAAACCGGGGCCAATTCGACCTTGCCAATGAGGCACGTGAAGAAGTTGTTCGCATTCAGAATGATTCGGCACTGACAATTCAATTGCTTCCCGAATCGACGATATTTTCACTGCTCAACATCCAGAACATGAAAACCTCGTTCGAGCAATTCATGGAAAAACGATTGTCGTTCGGCCTCACACTGATCGGATCGTGTCTGCTGTGGTTTGCCGCCGCCTTCGGACTCAACACCTGGATTGGAAACCGGCAGCGAAAAGAAGGACTGGGAACGTGGAAGCAACTTCTCGTCGCTGCACTCGGACTGGCAATTTTTCAGGTCCTGCCATTCGTCGCGGGTGTGGGCATTCTCTGGCAGTTCGGAAGTGATATCGATTACGCACGCGTGTTCGGAACAACGATCGTCTCGTCGATTTTGGCCTTTATGTGGTCGTCGTTGTATTTACTGCCCCCAACTCGATGGGTCGGTTCCGCGGAGGCAATGCCCATCATCGACGATGCAGAGTTTCAGCAGAGACTCAAGCTAATCAGCGAGGAAATGGAAATCGCCACTCCGGTCGCCCGCCTCATTCCATCTCCGAATGGAAACCTTGCATTTCAAGGGTTTGCTGGCGGATTGCCGAAACCGTCTCTCACGATTAGCGACGGGATCCTGATGCGTTTGTCGGGCGAAGAGAGAGACGCAATTGTCGCTCACGAACTCGGCCACATCGCCAGCGGCTCGCTATGGTATTATCCAGCAACCGTTTGCTTGTGCTGGGCTCTCGCCGTGATCTCATCGATCTGGTGGGGATTTCTTTCTGCGATGCTTTTCATGATGGCTGTCTACATGGGTCTGGGACGCGTCGTCAGTCGCTACTTCGAATTCGATAGCGATCGCCGAGCAGCAGAAATCGTCGGTCCGGAAGCTTCCATTTCCGCACTCGACAAAATCCATCATGGCTCAATGCTGAGGAACACAGGTTGGGCATCTTTCCTGGCTTATTCTATGGCCACACACCCTTCGCACGAGGAACGTCTGCAAGCGATCTCGGATGAATCGCAACTCGACGAACACCCAACCGTTTCCTGGTCCGAACGCACTGCCAGACTTCGGCGAAATGGAGCACGGATTGCCTTCGCATGCTGGATCGCTGTGATGGCGACGATCACAGTGCTTCCACTGACCGGTGTCGGCAGCATCGTGCGCGCGATTGTTTTGCTCGCAGTCGTGCTCACACCGATCATGACACTCAATTTTGCACTCCGAAAGGACGTCAAAGCGGAGCATCATCGCAGACAAAACGGCACAGGATGGAAACGACAGCCATGGACAGTACGCCTCATTCTGTTTTGCGTTTTCGGACTCGTCGGCCTCATGTTCCTTCAAGA of the Thalassoglobus sp. JC818 genome contains:
- a CDS encoding ABC transporter ATP-binding protein: MLAIEAKNLSKTYRVYQKHEGILASLRGLFQREYKTVRAVRDVSFQIETGEMIAFLGPNGAGKTTTLKLLSGLIVPTSGDAQVLGFTPWERANTFRRRFSLVMGQKNQLWWDLPAQESFQLHKEIYRIEPVAFQNRLSELTELLEVQDLVGQPVRELSLGERMRMELIAALLHSPEVLLLDEPTIGLDVVSQRKVQEFLRYYQAEQKITVILTSHYMKDVEALCSRAVIINDGEIKHDGSLAGIVDQFSKHKVIQLQFAAGQVASDLARFGTVLEQNGPRVRIEVDRQRVPTVLSTLLTEYRIEDVGVQDRPLEEVIAEVFSATDSNAPVGVSQT
- a CDS encoding M48 family metalloprotease is translated as MMKILSFLVRVLLHRQLAATAVFFFFILATSLRLFAVDLDDPAWEVLSRAAQLQEDGKPEKAISELEKLLSTPDLDHSIELSTRYYLVTLYSSSGDDLRALKEIDILLKQEEETGVKVWLLLEQAKCYENRGQFDLANEAREEVVRIQNDSALTIQLLPESTIFSLLNIQNMKTSFEQFMEKRLSFGLTLIGSCLLWFAAAFGLNTWIGNRQRKEGLGTWKQLLVAALGLAIFQVLPFVAGVGILWQFGSDIDYARVFGTTIVSSILAFMWSSLYLLPPTRWVGSAEAMPIIDDAEFQQRLKLISEEMEIATPVARLIPSPNGNLAFQGFAGGLPKPSLTISDGILMRLSGEERDAIVAHELGHIASGSLWYYPATVCLCWALAVISSIWWGFLSAMLFMMAVYMGLGRVVSRYFEFDSDRRAAEIVGPEASISALDKIHHGSMLRNTGWASFLAYSMATHPSHEERLQAISDESQLDEHPTVSWSERTARLRRNGARIAFACWIAVMATITVLPLTGVGSIVRAIVLLAVVLTPIMTLNFALRKDVKAEHHRRQNGTGWKRQPWTVRLILFCVFGLVGLMFLQDSVDEFSIGPSLILWVTVVFFAYLLLSAWKGKHSKASKIRLAMHQRRWDDAIALGEKSAKAIREDAALRHDLILALWMSGKKDEAISKMTALRAEFPKFKHPWVTQSMMYLDRGEFDRALELLDEVLDDLRKDVSTKAIAARCYRLQGKVELVDECSREIEKLMPDSPSVFALDCAAAMDRGEPELAREKWKQADRLAPGDAFLTLLKAELEYRFGDPILGSETLIEAKKRINAATYSFLAAETRHVEKIAREVEEAPSIPGDATDESGEVLTSDSASWYDDSQEPE
- a CDS encoding YkgJ family cysteine cluster protein → MTELPIVENCDGCGACCSVVPVPPFVMQNGTHEAVTIGVPEELLQEVLAVWDLRLYLPPDFCMWFDVERKVCRHYEYRPQACRNFELNSPACHATREMMHIDGPS